From Acidobacteriota bacterium, a single genomic window includes:
- a CDS encoding PLDc N-terminal domain-containing protein encodes MFGTLLWLACVILDIFAINDVMNSSRDWATKVVLIAIILLVPFIGAGLYLFAFRDKSFSA; translated from the coding sequence ATGTTTGGAACGCTCTTGTGGTTGGCCTGTGTGATTTTGGATATCTTTGCCATCAACGATGTCATGAATTCGTCGCGCGATTGGGCGACCAAAGTCGTGTTGATTGCCATCATTCTGCTCGTGCCGTTTATCGGCGCCGGTCTTTATCTGTTTGCCTTTCGCGACAAAAGCTTCTCGGCATAA